From Klebsiella electrica, the proteins below share one genomic window:
- the mukB gene encoding chromosome partition protein MukB, translating to MIERGKFRSLTLVNWNGFFARTFDLDELVTTLSGGNGAGKSTTMAAFVTALIPDLTLLHFRNTTEAGATSGSRDKGLHGKLRAGVCYSVLDVVNSHHQRVVVGVRLQQIAGRDRKVDIKPFAIQGLPTSIQPTQLLTETLNERQARVLSLNELKDKLEEMEGVQFKQFNSITDYHSLMFDLGVVARRLRSAADRSKYYRLIEASLYGGISNTITRSLRDYLLPENGGVRKAFQDMEAALRENRMTLEAIRVTQSDRDLFKHLISEATNYVAADYMRHANERRVHLDKALEYRRDLFTSRAQLAAEQYKHVDMARELQEHNGAEGDLEADYQAASDHLNLVQTALRQQEKIERYEADLDELQIRLEEQNEVVAEATDRQEENEARAEAAELEVDELKSQLADYQQALDVQQTRAIQYNQALQALERAKALCHLPDLTPESADEWLETFQAKEQEATEKMLSLEQKMSVAQTAHGQFEQAYQLVAAINGPLARNEAWDVARELLRDGVNQRHLADQAHGLRSRLTELEQRLREQQDAERQLSEFCKRQGKRYDIDDLEALHQELEARIASLSDSVSSASEQRMNLRQELEQLQSRTQSLLRRAPIWLAAQNSLNQLCEQSGEQFESSQDVTEYLQQLLEREREAIVERDEVGARKRAIDEEIERLSQPGGSEDPRLNALAERFGGVLLSEIYDDVSLEDAPYFSALYGPSRHAIVVPNLAQIAEQLEGLEDCPEDLYLIEGDPQSFDDSVFSVDELEKAVVVKVADRQWRYSRFPTLPLFGRAARESRVETLHAERESLSERFATLSFDVQKTQRQHQAFSRFIGNHLAVAFEDDPEEEIRKLNSRRGELERALNTHESDNQQNRVQYEQAKEGVSALNRLLPRLNLLADDTLADRVDEIQERLDEAQEAARFIQQHGNQLAKLEPMVSVLQSDPEQFEQLKEDYAYSQQTQRDARQQAFALSEVVQRRAHFSYSDSAEMLSGNSDLNEKLRQRLEQAEAERSRARDAMRTHSAQLNQYNQVLASLKSSFDTKKELLSDLYKELQDIGVRADSGAEERARARRDQLHTQLSNNRSRRNQLEKALTFCEAEMDNLTRRLRKLERDYCEMREQVVSAKAGWCAVMRLVKDNGVERRLHRRELAYLSADELRSMSDKALGALRLAVADNEHLRDVLRVSEDPKRPERKIQFFVAVYQHLRERIRQDIIRTDDPVEAIEQMEIELSRLTEELTNREQKLAISSRSVANIIRKTIQREQNRIRMLNQGLQSVSFGQVNSVRLNVNVRETHSTLLDVLSEQHEQHQDLFNSNRLSFSEALAKLYQRLNPQIDMGQRTPQTIGEELLDYRNYLEMEVEVNRGSDGWLRAESGALSTGEAIGTGMSILVMVVQSWEDESRRLRGKDLSPCRLLFLDEAARLDARSIATLFELCERLEMQLIIAAPENISPEKGTTYKLVRKVFNNHEHVHVVGLRGFAAQLPETLPGTADAS from the coding sequence ATGATTGAACGCGGTAAATTTCGCTCGCTGACGCTGGTTAACTGGAACGGTTTTTTTGCCCGCACCTTTGATCTGGATGAGCTGGTCACCACGCTGTCCGGGGGCAACGGCGCCGGGAAATCGACCACCATGGCGGCTTTCGTCACGGCACTGATTCCGGATCTGACTCTGCTGCACTTCCGTAACACCACAGAAGCGGGCGCCACCAGCGGTTCGCGCGATAAAGGCCTGCACGGTAAGCTGCGGGCCGGGGTATGTTATTCGGTACTGGATGTGGTCAACTCGCATCACCAGCGGGTGGTTGTGGGCGTGCGTCTGCAGCAGATTGCCGGTCGCGATCGTAAAGTGGATATCAAGCCGTTTGCGATTCAGGGGCTGCCGACGTCCATTCAGCCGACCCAGCTGCTGACGGAAACCCTTAACGAGCGCCAGGCGCGCGTGCTGAGCCTCAACGAGCTGAAAGACAAGCTTGAAGAGATGGAAGGGGTGCAGTTTAAGCAGTTCAACTCGATAACCGACTATCACTCGCTGATGTTCGATCTGGGCGTGGTGGCTCGTCGTCTGCGTTCGGCGGCAGACCGCAGTAAATACTATCGCCTGATTGAAGCCTCGCTGTACGGCGGGATCTCCAACACCATCACCCGCTCGCTGCGCGATTACCTGCTGCCGGAAAACGGCGGCGTGCGTAAAGCGTTCCAGGATATGGAAGCCGCGCTGCGTGAAAACCGCATGACGCTCGAAGCCATTCGCGTCACCCAGTCCGATCGCGACCTGTTTAAACATCTGATCAGCGAAGCGACGAACTATGTCGCGGCGGACTATATGCGTCACGCCAACGAACGTCGCGTGCATCTGGATAAAGCGCTGGAGTATCGTCGCGATCTCTTTACCTCGCGGGCGCAGCTGGCGGCAGAGCAGTATAAGCATGTCGATATGGCCCGCGAACTGCAGGAACATAACGGCGCCGAAGGCGATCTGGAAGCCGATTATCAGGCGGCCAGCGATCATCTGAATCTGGTACAAACCGCGCTGCGCCAGCAGGAAAAAATCGAGCGCTATGAAGCGGATCTCGATGAACTGCAGATTCGCCTTGAAGAGCAGAATGAAGTCGTCGCCGAAGCGACCGATCGACAGGAAGAGAACGAGGCCCGCGCCGAGGCCGCTGAACTGGAAGTGGATGAGCTGAAAAGCCAGCTCGCCGACTATCAGCAGGCACTGGACGTACAGCAGACCCGCGCCATTCAGTACAACCAGGCGCTGCAGGCGCTGGAGCGGGCGAAGGCGCTGTGTCATTTGCCGGATTTAACGCCGGAAAGCGCCGATGAATGGCTGGAAACATTCCAGGCTAAAGAGCAAGAAGCGACGGAAAAAATGCTGTCGCTGGAACAAAAAATGAGCGTGGCGCAGACCGCGCACGGCCAGTTTGAGCAGGCATATCAGCTGGTGGCGGCCATCAACGGTCCGCTGGCGCGTAATGAGGCCTGGGACGTGGCGCGCGAGCTGTTGCGCGATGGCGTCAACCAGCGTCACCTTGCCGATCAGGCGCACGGGCTGCGTAGCCGTCTGACTGAGCTGGAACAGCGTCTGCGCGAGCAGCAGGACGCCGAACGCCAGCTGAGCGAATTCTGCAAGCGTCAGGGCAAACGCTACGATATTGACGATCTGGAAGCGCTGCATCAGGAGCTGGAAGCGCGCATCGCCTCCCTGTCCGATAGCGTCTCTTCCGCCAGCGAACAGCGCATGAATCTGCGTCAGGAGCTGGAGCAGCTGCAGTCGCGCACCCAGTCTCTGCTGCGTCGGGCGCCAATCTGGCTGGCCGCGCAAAACAGCCTCAACCAGCTGTGCGAGCAGAGCGGCGAGCAGTTTGAATCAAGCCAGGATGTCACCGAATATCTCCAGCAACTGCTGGAGCGCGAGCGTGAAGCCATCGTCGAACGTGACGAAGTGGGTGCCCGTAAACGCGCCATCGACGAAGAGATCGAACGCCTCAGCCAGCCGGGTGGGTCTGAAGATCCGCGCCTTAACGCGCTGGCGGAACGTTTTGGCGGCGTACTGCTGTCGGAAATTTATGACGATGTCAGCCTTGAGGACGCCCCGTACTTCTCCGCGCTGTATGGCCCGTCGCGTCACGCGATCGTGGTACCCAATCTGGCGCAGATCGCCGAACAGCTGGAAGGGCTGGAAGATTGCCCGGAAGATCTCTATCTGATCGAAGGCGATCCGCAATCCTTCGATGACAGCGTCTTCAGCGTCGATGAGCTGGAAAAAGCGGTGGTCGTTAAAGTGGCCGATCGCCAGTGGCGCTACTCGCGCTTCCCGACGCTGCCGCTGTTTGGCCGCGCCGCGCGCGAAAGCCGCGTTGAAACGCTGCATGCGGAGCGGGAAAGTTTATCAGAGCGTTTTGCGACCCTTTCTTTCGACGTGCAGAAAACGCAGCGCCAGCACCAGGCCTTCAGCCGTTTTATCGGCAACCATCTGGCCGTCGCGTTTGAAGACGATCCGGAAGAAGAGATCCGTAAGCTCAACAGCCGCCGCGGCGAGCTGGAGCGCGCCCTTAACACGCACGAAAGCGATAACCAGCAGAACCGGGTGCAGTATGAGCAGGCGAAAGAGGGGGTTTCCGCCCTCAACCGCCTGTTGCCGCGCCTTAATCTGCTGGCGGACGATACGCTGGCCGATCGCGTTGACGAAATTCAGGAACGGCTGGATGAAGCCCAGGAAGCGGCGCGCTTTATTCAGCAGCATGGCAATCAGCTGGCGAAGCTGGAGCCGATGGTTTCAGTCCTGCAAAGCGACCCGGAACAGTTCGAACAGCTGAAAGAAGATTACGCTTACTCCCAGCAAACGCAGCGCGATGCGCGCCAGCAGGCGTTTGCGCTGAGCGAAGTGGTGCAGCGTCGTGCCCACTTCAGCTATTCCGATTCGGCGGAAATGCTCAGCGGCAACAGCGATCTCAATGAAAAACTGCGCCAGCGTCTGGAGCAGGCGGAGGCTGAACGTAGCCGCGCCCGCGACGCGATGCGTACCCATTCTGCGCAGCTGAACCAGTACAATCAGGTGCTGGCGTCGCTGAAAAGCTCCTTTGATACCAAAAAAGAGCTGCTGAGCGATCTGTACAAAGAGCTGCAGGATATCGGCGTACGCGCCGACAGCGGTGCGGAAGAGCGTGCCCGTGCGCGCCGCGATCAGCTGCATACGCAGTTAAGCAACAACCGCTCGCGCCGGAATCAGCTGGAAAAAGCGCTGACCTTCTGTGAAGCCGAAATGGACAACCTGACTCGCAGGCTGCGTAAGCTTGAGCGCGACTACTGCGAAATGCGCGAGCAGGTGGTGAGCGCCAAGGCGGGCTGGTGTGCGGTCATGCGGCTGGTGAAAGACAACGGCGTCGAACGGCGTCTGCATCGCCGCGAGCTGGCCTATCTCTCTGCGGATGAACTGCGTTCGATGTCGGATAAAGCGCTCGGTGCGCTGCGTCTGGCCGTAGCGGATAACGAACATCTGCGCGATGTGCTGCGTGTCTCCGAGGATCCGAAGCGTCCGGAACGTAAAATTCAGTTCTTTGTCGCCGTTTACCAGCATCTGCGCGAGCGTATCCGTCAGGATATTATCCGCACCGACGACCCGGTAGAAGCGATTGAACAGATGGAAATCGAACTGAGCCGTCTGACGGAAGAGTTGACCAACCGTGAGCAGAAGTTGGCTATCAGTTCCCGCAGCGTGGCCAATATTATTCGCAAAACGATCCAGCGCGAGCAGAACCGTATCCGGATGCTTAACCAGGGGCTGCAAAGCGTCTCCTTCGGCCAGGTCAACAGCGTGCGTTTGAATGTCAACGTGCGGGAAACCCACTCGACGCTGCTTGATGTGCTGTCCGAACAGCACGAGCAGCATCAGGATCTGTTTAACAGCAACCGCCTGAGCTTCTCGGAAGCGCTGGCGAAGCTGTACCAGCGTCTGAACCCGCAGATCGATATGGGGCAACGCACCCCGCAGACCATTGGCGAAGAGCTGCTCGACTACCGCAACTATCTGGAGATGGAAGTGGAAGTGAACCGCGGCTCCGACGGCTGGCTGCGCGCAGAATCTGGTGCGCTGTCTACCGGGGAAGCTATCGGTACCGGGATGTCGATACTGGTGATGGTGGTGCAGAGCTGGGAAGATGAGTCTCGTCGCCTGCGCGGCAAAGACCTGTCACCGTGCCGTCTGCTGTTCCTCGATGAAGCGGCGCGTCTCGATGCCCGTTCTATCGCCACGCTGTTTGAACTCTGTGAACGTCTGGAGATGCAGCTGATCATCGCGGCGCCGGAAAACATCAGCCCGGAAAAAGGCACCACCTACAAGTTAGTGCGTAAAGTGTTTAATAACCACGAACACGTCCATGTGGTCGGGCTGCGCGGTTTTGCCGCCCAGTTGCCGGAAACGCTGCCTGGAACGGCGGATGCCTCTTAG
- the mukE gene encoding chromosome partition protein MukE encodes MSSTNIEQVMPVKLALALGNPLFPALDSALRAGRHIGLDELDNHAFLMDFQDYLEEFYARYNVELIRAPEGFFYLRPRSTTLIPRSVLSELDMMVGKILCYLYLSPERLANEGIFTQQELYDELLTLADEAKLLKLVNNRSAGSDLDRQKLQEKMRASLNRLRRLGMVWFMGHDSSKFRITESVFRFGADVRVGDDPREAQLRMIRDGEAMALENHLQLNDENEENQPDSGEEE; translated from the coding sequence ATGTCATCGACAAATATTGAACAAGTGATGCCAGTTAAACTGGCGCTGGCGTTGGGCAATCCGTTATTTCCGGCGCTGGACAGCGCCCTGCGAGCAGGTCGTCATATCGGCCTGGACGAACTGGATAATCACGCATTTTTGATGGATTTCCAGGATTACCTGGAAGAGTTTTACGCGCGTTATAACGTTGAGCTGATTCGCGCGCCGGAAGGTTTTTTCTATCTGCGCCCGCGCTCCACGACGCTGATTCCGCGCTCGGTGCTCTCCGAACTGGATATGATGGTCGGCAAAATTCTTTGCTATCTCTATCTCAGCCCGGAACGCCTGGCCAACGAAGGGATTTTTACCCAGCAGGAGCTCTACGATGAGCTACTGACCCTGGCGGACGAAGCTAAACTGCTGAAGCTGGTGAACAACCGTTCTGCCGGGTCCGATCTCGACCGCCAGAAGCTGCAGGAGAAAATGCGCGCATCGCTCAACCGTCTGCGCCGCCTGGGCATGGTCTGGTTTATGGGCCATGACAGCAGCAAATTCCGTATTACCGAGTCGGTCTTCCGCTTTGGCGCTGACGTGCGCGTCGGCGACGATCCGCGTGAGGCGCAGCTGCGCATGATTCGCGACGGTGAAGCGATGGCGCTGGAAAACCATCTGCAGCTCAATGATGAGAACGAAGAGAATCAGCCGGATAGCGGGGAGGAAGAGTAA
- the mukF gene encoding chromosome partition protein MukF, translated as MSEFSQTVPELVAWARKNDFSISLPVDRLSFLLAVATLNGERLEGEMTEGELVDAFRHVSDAFEQTSETISQRANNAINDMVRQRLLNRFTSEITEGNAIYRLTPLGIGITDYYIRQREFSTLRLSMQLSIVAGELKRAADSAEEGGDEFHWHRNVFAPLKYSVAEIFDSIDLTQRIMDEQQQLVKDDIAQLLNKDWRAAISSCELLLSETSGTLRELQDTLDAAGDKLQANLLRIQDATISRDDLHFVDRLVFDLQSKLDRIVSWGQQAIDLWIGYDRHVHKFIRTAIDMDKNRVFAQRLRQSIQTYFDAPWALTHASADRLLDMRDEEMALRDEEVTGELPADLEYEEFNEIREQLAALIEAQLVVYKDKGVPLDLGLVVREYLAQYPRARHFDVARIVVDQAVRLGVAQADFTGLPAKWQPINDYGAKVQAHVIDKY; from the coding sequence ATGAGTGAATTTTCCCAGACAGTCCCCGAACTGGTTGCCTGGGCCAGAAAAAATGATTTTTCTATTTCGCTGCCGGTAGACAGACTCTCGTTTCTGCTGGCGGTTGCTACGCTGAACGGCGAGCGGCTCGAAGGGGAAATGACCGAGGGAGAACTGGTGGATGCGTTCCGCCACGTCAGTGATGCGTTTGAGCAGACCAGCGAAACCATCAGCCAGCGCGCCAATAATGCGATCAACGATATGGTGCGCCAACGTCTGCTGAACCGCTTTACCAGCGAAATCACGGAAGGCAATGCGATTTATCGCCTGACGCCGTTGGGCATCGGTATTACCGATTACTATATTCGCCAACGCGAATTTTCTACGCTGCGTCTGTCGATGCAGCTGTCGATCGTTGCCGGCGAGCTCAAGCGCGCAGCCGACTCGGCGGAAGAGGGCGGCGATGAGTTCCACTGGCATCGCAACGTCTTTGCGCCGCTGAAATACTCGGTTGCTGAGATTTTTGACAGTATCGATCTGACGCAGCGCATCATGGATGAGCAGCAGCAGCTGGTCAAAGATGATATCGCTCAGCTGTTGAACAAAGACTGGCGCGCGGCTATCTCCAGCTGCGAGCTGCTGCTGTCGGAAACGTCCGGCACCCTGCGCGAGCTACAGGATACCCTGGATGCCGCAGGCGATAAGCTACAGGCTAACCTGCTGAGAATTCAGGATGCGACAATTTCGCGCGACGACCTGCATTTTGTCGACCGTTTAGTCTTCGATCTGCAAAGTAAACTGGACCGTATCGTCAGCTGGGGCCAGCAGGCGATTGACCTGTGGATCGGCTACGATCGCCACGTGCACAAATTTATCCGTACCGCTATCGATATGGATAAAAACCGCGTCTTCGCCCAGCGTCTGCGTCAGTCGATCCAGACCTACTTTGACGCCCCGTGGGCGTTGACTCACGCCAGCGCCGATCGTCTGCTGGATATGCGTGATGAAGAGATGGCGCTGCGTGACGAAGAGGTTACCGGGGAGCTCCCGGCGGATCTGGAATACGAAGAGTTTAACGAAATTCGCGAACAGCTCGCCGCGCTGATTGAAGCGCAACTGGTGGTTTACAAAGACAAAGGCGTCCCGCTGGATCTCGGTCTGGTGGTGCGCGAATATCTGGCGCAGTATCCGCGAGCTCGCCATTTTGATGTGGCGCGAATCGTCGTCGATCAGGCGGTACGCCTGGGCGTCGCACAAGCAGATTTCACCGGACTGCCGGCAAAATGGCAGCCGATTAATGATTACGGAGCCAAGGTACAGGCGCATGTCATCGACAAATATTGA
- the cmoM gene encoding tRNA uridine 5-oxyacetic acid(34) methyltransferase CmoM, translated as MKDRNFDDMAEKFSRNIYGTTKGELRQAILWQDLQPLLSQLGPGPLRVLDAGGGEGQTAVKVAEMGHHVTLCDLSAEMVARARQAAADKGVIDNMHFVQCAAQDIAQHLESPVDLILFHAVLEWVAEPQEMLRTLWSVLRPGGALSLMFYNANGLLMHNMVVGNFDYVQLGMPKKKKRTLSPDYPRSPQQVYGWLEEQGWRITGKTGVRVFHDYLREKRKQRDDFAALLELETRYCRQEPYISLGRYIHVTALKPQMQG; from the coding sequence GTGAAAGATCGTAATTTCGATGACATGGCTGAAAAGTTTTCGCGCAATATTTACGGTACCACCAAGGGCGAACTGCGTCAGGCCATTCTGTGGCAGGATCTGCAACCGCTGTTAAGCCAGCTGGGGCCAGGGCCGCTTCGGGTTCTTGACGCCGGCGGCGGCGAAGGGCAAACGGCGGTAAAAGTCGCGGAAATGGGCCACCATGTGACGCTATGCGATCTTTCGGCTGAAATGGTGGCGCGCGCCCGGCAGGCTGCTGCCGATAAAGGTGTGATCGACAACATGCATTTTGTACAATGCGCCGCACAGGATATTGCGCAGCATTTGGAAAGCCCGGTCGATCTGATACTGTTTCATGCGGTGCTGGAGTGGGTGGCCGAGCCGCAGGAGATGCTGCGAACGCTGTGGTCGGTTTTACGACCCGGCGGTGCGTTATCGTTAATGTTCTACAATGCTAACGGTCTGTTGATGCATAACATGGTCGTCGGGAACTTCGACTACGTACAACTCGGCATGCCGAAAAAGAAAAAACGCACGCTGTCGCCGGACTATCCGCGTTCCCCGCAACAGGTTTATGGCTGGCTGGAAGAGCAGGGCTGGCGCATTACCGGTAAAACCGGCGTGCGGGTGTTTCATGATTATCTGCGTGAAAAACGCAAACAGCGCGACGATTTTGCGGCGCTGCTGGAGCTGGAGACGCGCTACTGTCGCCAGGAGCCGTATATCAGCCTGGGTCGCTACATTCATGTCACAGCGCTTAAGCCGCAGATGCAAGGATAA
- the elyC gene encoding envelope biogenesis factor ElyC: MLFTLKKVSGGMMLPLPLLLLLMAVGIALLWFSRFQRSGKLCVSLGWLLLLLLSLQPVADSLLKPIEDKYPTWRDAKRVQYVVVLGGGYTWNPDWAPSSNLINNSLPRLTEGIRLWYENPGAKLIFTGAAAKTNPVSTAEAGARVAESLGIPRSEIIVLDKPKDTEEEAEAVKQTIGDAPFLLVTSASHLPRAMIFFQHVGLNPLPAPANQLAIASPLNPWERAIPSPVWLMHSDRVGYETLGRIWQWLKGTSGEPGQD; the protein is encoded by the coding sequence ATGCTTTTTACACTGAAAAAGGTTTCAGGCGGCATGATGTTGCCGCTTCCCCTGCTGCTGTTGCTGATGGCGGTCGGCATCGCGCTACTGTGGTTTAGCCGTTTCCAGCGCAGCGGCAAGCTCTGCGTCAGCCTCGGCTGGCTGCTGTTGCTGTTGTTGAGCCTGCAACCGGTCGCCGATAGTTTGCTCAAACCCATTGAAGATAAATACCCGACGTGGCGGGATGCAAAGCGCGTGCAGTACGTCGTCGTACTTGGTGGGGGCTACACCTGGAACCCGGACTGGGCGCCCAGTTCAAATCTTATCAACAACAGCCTGCCGCGGCTGACGGAGGGGATCCGCCTGTGGTATGAGAACCCGGGCGCAAAACTCATCTTTACCGGCGCAGCGGCGAAAACCAATCCCGTCAGCACGGCAGAAGCCGGCGCCAGAGTTGCAGAGAGTCTGGGGATACCGCGCAGCGAAATTATCGTTCTGGATAAACCGAAAGATACCGAAGAGGAAGCCGAAGCGGTGAAACAGACCATCGGCGATGCGCCGTTCCTGCTGGTGACTTCCGCATCGCATTTACCGCGGGCGATGATTTTCTTCCAACATGTCGGGCTAAACCCGCTGCCTGCGCCCGCCAACCAACTGGCGATCGCCTCGCCGCTCAACCCGTGGGAACGGGCGATCCCTTCCCCGGTCTGGCTGATGCACAGCGATCGCGTCGGCTACGAAACGCTGGGGCGCATCTGGCAATGGTTAAAGGGCACCTCAGGCGAGCCAGGGCAGGATTGA
- a CDS encoding YcbJ family phosphotransferase: MEQLRTELSHLLGEKLSRVECISEKPASALWSLYDAQGNPLPLLARSFTTPGIARQLAWKISTLARSGTARMPVVYGVLTHEEHPGPDVLLIERLRGVSAEAPARTPERWEQLQEQIVEALLAWHRHDSGGCVGMVDSTQENLWPYWYRQRVEMLWSTLNLYQDTGLTMQDKRILFRARECLPDLLKDFNDNCVLVHGSFTLRSMLKDARSDQLLAMVGPGMMLWAPREYELFRLSDGGQAEQLLWHYLRRAPVAESFLWRRWLYLLWDEVDSLVNTGRFDRARFDLAAKSILPWLA, encoded by the coding sequence ATGGAACAGCTGCGAACCGAACTTAGCCATCTGCTGGGAGAGAAACTGAGCCGCGTGGAGTGTATCAGCGAGAAACCCGCCTCGGCGCTGTGGTCGCTTTATGATGCGCAGGGAAACCCGCTACCGCTGCTGGCGAGAAGTTTTACCACCCCGGGCATTGCCCGCCAGCTGGCGTGGAAAATCTCCACGCTGGCGCGCAGCGGTACCGCGCGCATGCCGGTGGTCTACGGGGTGCTGACGCATGAAGAGCATCCTGGCCCGGACGTGTTGTTGATTGAGCGACTGCGCGGGGTCTCTGCGGAAGCGCCGGCCCGTACGCCGGAACGCTGGGAGCAACTGCAGGAACAGATCGTGGAGGCTCTTCTGGCGTGGCACCGGCACGATAGCGGCGGCTGCGTCGGCATGGTGGACAGCACCCAGGAAAACCTGTGGCCGTACTGGTACCGCCAGCGGGTTGAGATGCTGTGGAGCACCCTTAATCTGTACCAGGATACCGGCCTGACGATGCAGGATAAACGGATTCTGTTCCGCGCCCGCGAGTGCCTCCCGGATTTATTGAAAGATTTTAATGATAACTGTGTGCTGGTACACGGCAGCTTTACGCTGCGCAGTATGCTGAAAGATGCGCGTAGCGATCAGCTGCTGGCGATGGTCGGGCCGGGGATGATGCTGTGGGCGCCGCGAGAATATGAACTGTTTCGCCTGTCGGACGGCGGGCAGGCGGAGCAGTTGCTGTGGCACTATCTGCGCCGCGCGCCAGTGGCCGAATCCTTCCTGTGGCGACGCTGGCTCTATCTGCTGTGGGATGAGGTGGATAGCCTCGTCAATACCGGGCGCTTTGACCGCGCCCGGTTTGACCTGGCCGCGAAATCAATCCTGCCCTGGCTCGCCTGA
- the kdsB gene encoding 3-deoxy-manno-octulosonate cytidylyltransferase — protein sequence MSFVVIIPARFASTRLPGKPLQDINGKSMIVHVLERARESGAERIIVATDHDDVARAVEAAGGEVCMTRADHQSGTERLAEVVEKCGFSDDTIIVNIQGDEPMIPPAIVRQVAENLAANTCGMATLAVAIHDAQEAFNPNAVKVVMDAQGYALYFSRATIPWDRDRFAQSRETIGDSLLRHIGIYGYRAGFIRRYVSWAPSPLEQIEMLEQLRVLWYGEKIHVAVAEVVPGTGVDTPEDLERVRAELR from the coding sequence ATGAGTTTCGTGGTCATCATTCCTGCCCGTTTTGCTTCCACGCGTTTGCCGGGCAAGCCCCTACAGGATATTAACGGTAAGTCGATGATCGTTCATGTTCTGGAGCGCGCGCGCGAATCCGGGGCAGAGCGCATTATTGTCGCGACGGATCATGATGATGTTGCGCGTGCGGTAGAAGCTGCCGGCGGTGAAGTGTGTATGACGCGTGCGGACCATCAATCCGGGACCGAGCGTCTGGCCGAAGTTGTTGAAAAATGCGGCTTCAGTGATGACACGATCATCGTCAATATCCAGGGCGATGAGCCGATGATTCCGCCGGCGATCGTCCGCCAGGTGGCTGAAAATCTGGCGGCCAATACTTGCGGCATGGCAACGCTCGCCGTTGCGATTCACGATGCTCAGGAAGCATTTAATCCGAACGCCGTGAAGGTGGTGATGGATGCGCAGGGCTATGCGCTCTACTTCTCCCGCGCCACCATTCCGTGGGATCGCGATCGCTTTGCACAGTCGCGCGAGACCATTGGCGATTCACTGCTACGTCATATCGGTATTTACGGTTATCGCGCCGGCTTTATCCGTCGCTATGTCAGCTGGGCGCCGAGTCCGCTGGAGCAGATCGAAATGCTGGAGCAGCTGCGGGTGCTGTGGTATGGCGAAAAAATCCATGTCGCGGTAGCCGAAGTTGTCCCGGGGACTGGTGTTGATACGCCGGAAGATCTGGAGCGCGTGCGCGCGGAGCTGCGTTAA